In Dermacentor andersoni chromosome 4, qqDerAnde1_hic_scaffold, whole genome shotgun sequence, the following proteins share a genomic window:
- the LOC126531920 gene encoding uncharacterized protein, with the protein MCSQGAVVAANSGRGDRIDGMDTEGYEVVLPTLPSGRSILNTLFLHADVRSRPYRVEHFRDMLARLGLLPEVVALGAYQMSHVWAVTFKSMEGMKKALECGEMKVKGQRCLVIDPANQDVRLKLHWLLFNVADDDVRVALAPFGKVTEVSKEKWRVQGIQDKGSTNRLVRLKLHNGIKVNDFPHQLRVAGDMALLVAPGRAPLCLRCHSKGHIRRECRVPRCTHCRRFGHEESQCVKTYASVAEPVGGEDTAELVMDEADAEEAASEAMPKLEVLDAATLTSPNMPQDGSVNKESRKLTDAAGDVTGIVKVQEASTPSKSPEEPAVMEVSEGTSGAPVSKRGHDATLDEHEALAARISEGPPPKAAIIRRSTLRPRPNIPPDRRAAETPPT; encoded by the coding sequence ATGTGCTCCCAAGGAGCGGTGGTTGCGGCTAACAGCGGCCGCGGTGACAGGATCGACGGAATGGATACCGAGGGATACGAAGTGGTTTTGCCTACTCTGCCATCAGGTCGTAGTATTTTGAATACTTTATTTTTGCACGCGGATGTCCGGTCGAGGCCTTACCGAGTCGAACATTTCCGGGACATGTTGGCGCGTCTTGGTTTGCTCCCTGAAGTGGTAGCGTTGGGGGCATACCAGATGAGCCACGTATGGGCTGTGACTTTCAAGAGCATGGAAGGGATGAAGAAAGCTTTGGAATGCGGCGAAATGAAGGTAAAGGGCCAACGTTGTTTGGTTATTGATCCGGCAAACCAGGACGTGCGTTTGAAGCTTCATTGGCTTCTTTTCAATGTGGCCGACGATGATGTGCGTGTAGCGCTTGCTCCGTTCGGAAAGGTGACCGAGGTCTCGAAGGAAAAGTGGAGAGTTCAAGGGATCCAAGACAAGGGGTCGACGAATCGCCTGGTGCGCCTCAAGCTCCATAACGGCATTAAGGTCAATGACTTTCCACACCAGCTTCGCGTAGCCGGTGACATGGCCCTTCTAGTCGCGCCTGGAAGAGCGCCACTGTGCCTGCGGTGTCACAGTAAGGGCCATATCAGACGAGAATGCCGAGTTCCTCGCTGCACGCACTGCCGACGTTTTGGACACGAAGAATCTCAGTGCGTGAAGACGTACGCAAGTGTTGCGGAGCCGGTTGGAGGAGAAGACACTGCGGAACTCGTCATGGACGAGGCTGACGCTGAAGAAGCCGCAAGCGAAGCAATGCCGAAGCTCGAGGTACTTGATGCGGCAACGTTAACCTCGCCCAACATGCCCCAAGACGGTAGTGTTAACAAAGAAAGCCGAAAGCTGACCGACGCAGCTGGCGACGTCACCGGCATCGTGAAAGTGCAGGAGGCCTCAACGCCGTCGAAGTCACCTGAGGAACCAGCCGTCATGGAAGTAAGCGAGGGAACAAGTGGAGCCCCAGTCTCCAAGCGCGGCCACGACGCTACGCTCGATGAGCATGAGGCCCTGGCTGCAAGGATCTCGGAAGGACCGCCGCCAAAGGCGGCGATCATTCGGCGGTCAACGCTGAGACCGCGTCCGAACATACCTCCGGACCGGAGGGCGGCGGAGACGCCGCCGACGTAG
- the LOC126531919 gene encoding uncharacterized protein has protein sequence MFARATVCNLFAVAKIFYVLQALCMSRANIQRLHRVLAVFVWGSSWGRTSRTNLFRSVKNGGLGLAHLFIRQIVSRFVYLRDQIDPFLLTMFQTRLSEAIPEFIVSSHRCSQGRARDFLKEVVLAFQLLKVRFSMEYLSRVPRKRLYKDLVDTMLPVPLYRSMFCIGPEKDVLKRVKRMPVRPSVKSFFFQLHTNTLPVKPWLDEKGLSVPWSVNCLLCRKPETVEHIFLDCWDAVFHWDILHRTLKKDLPITPYGIRFLPALNEDKVPYDMFMLVSLHSLWKTRMAVRHAEINARPVIEYFIESICHIKALYNFQKEKPTWLSVMTELANFKRFKSCDRQPTAEILS, from the coding sequence ATGTTTGCGCGTGCGACAGTGTGCAACCTGTTTGCCGTTGCCAAAATTTTTTACGTGCTCCAAGCGTTGTGCATGTCAAGGGCTAACATACAACGTTTACACAGAGTACTCGCGGTGTTTGTATGGGGTTCAAGCTGGGGGCGCACCAGTCGCACTAATCTCTTTCGTTCGGTTAAAAATGGAGGATTAGGTCTGGCACATTTGTTCATTAGGCAGATTGTGTCAAGGTTTGTTTACTTACGGGACCAAATTGACCCATTTTTATTAACTATGTTTCAAACAAGGCTGAGCGAAGCTATACCTGAGTTTATTGTATCGTCACATCGGTGCAGTCAAGGCAGAGCGCGTGATTTCTTAAAAGAGGTAGTCTTGGCTTTTCAGCTCTTAAAGGTTCGGTTTTCCATGGAATACTTAAGTAGGGTACCCCGAAAGCGCTTATATAAGGACCTGGTAGACACAATGTTACCGGTGCCATTGTATCGCTCGATGTTTTGCATTGGACCTGAAAAGGACGTACTAAAAAGAGTAAAACGAATGCCAGTACGCCCGTCGGTAAAGTCCTTCTTTTTCCAGCTCCACACCAATACTTTACCTGTGAAACCGTGGCTAGATGAAAAAGGACTTTCCGTGCCTTGGAGCGTCAACTGTTTACTATGCCGGAAACCCGAAACAgtagaacacatttttcttgactgcTGGGATGCTGTGTTCCATTGGGACATCTTACACAGGACGCTAAAGAAGGACTTGCCGATTACACCATATGGGATTCGTTTCCTGCCTGCTCTAAATGAAGACAAAgtaccctatgacatgttcatgctggTGTCCTTGCATAGTTTATGGAAAACTAGAATGGCCGTGAGACATGCCGAAATAAACGCCCGGCCTGTTAtagaatacttcattgaaagcatTTGTCATATTAAGGCATTGTAcaattttcaaaaagaaaaaccaacatgGCTCAGTGTGATGACTGAGCTAGCGAACTTCAAGCGTTTTAAGTCCTGTGACCGCCAACCAACGGCAGAGATTTTGTCGTGA